A stretch of DNA from Gemmatimonadota bacterium:
CACGAGGGCGGACACCTGCAGGAAAGATTTCGTCATCCTTGGAATATGGGCCCCTAGCATCCCGGCGGGAAGAATCACACTTTTCGCCGGCCGCCCAAGGGCCTGGCGACTCCGACCTCGAGGACCATCGGATATGCGAGCATGGCTTTGCGAAACACTGACCGGGGTGGCGGCCCTGCAATGGAAGGACCTCCCGACGCCCGAACCCCAAACTGGTGAGGTTCGGGTCGCCGTCCGAGCGGCCAGTCTCAACTTTCCCGACGCGTTGATCATCGAAAACAAGTACCAATTCAAACCGCCGTTGCCCTTCGTCCCGGGTTCGGAGTTCTCCGGTGTGGTCGAGGCGGTCGGTCCCGGGGTCGAGACCGCTCGGCCGGGCGATGAGGTGATCGTCGTCGGCAACACCGGCGGGTTTGCGACTCATGCCGTTGCCCGGGCCGAAGGCCTGATTCCGAAGCCCGCCGGGTTCTCCTTCGAGGAGGCCGCCGCATTTGCCCTGACCTATGGCACCTCGCACCATGCCCTGCTCGACCGGGGCCGCCTTTGCGCCGGCGAGACCGTGCTCGTGCTCGGCGCGGCCGGCGGCGTCGGGACCGCGGCGATCCAGATCGCCAAGGCCGCCGGGGCCCGGGTCATTGCCGCCGTCTCGTCCGACGAGAAGGCCGCGTTTTGCCTGTCGTTAGGTGCCGACGCCGTGATTTGCTACAGCCGGGAAAACCTCCGCGACCGGATCAAGGCACTGACCGAGGGCCGCGGCGTCGATATCGTCTACGACCCGGTCGGCGGCGATCTCGCCGAGCCGGCCTTCCGGTCGCTGGCGTGGCGGGGCCGGTTTCTGGTCATTGGATTTGCCCAGGGGATCATCCCCTCGTTGCCACTGAACTTGGCGCTGCTCAAGGGGGCCGATCTGGTCGGAGTATTCTGGGGTGATTTTGTCCGGCGCGAACCCGGACGGAGCCGCGACGCGGTGGCCGAATTGAGCCAGTGGTACGCGAAAGGAACAATCAAGCCGGCGCTCGATCGGGTGCTCCCGATGGAACGGCTGCCGGAGGCCTACGCCAGAATGGCCGGCCGTCAGGTCCTTGGCAAGCTGATTCTCGTCAATTCGTGACGCCGGGCACGACCACCACGCCCACCGCCCAGAACTCGGTTCGCTCAACCCGGTTGCCCGAGGGGACGACCCACGACGCGCCAAGAGCCAAGCTGCCATTGGTGCGACACCGATTGACCAGGATCCCGTACACCCAGGCCCCAAAGTTGTCAGGGTCACAGCGGCTGAGGGATCGGTACGCCCGCACGAACGTCTCCTGGACCGCAGCCTCCGCATCCGCCCGCTCGCCGAGCATCCGGAGGGCGTATCGGCCCAAGCGGTCTCGATACCGATCGACCAA
This window harbors:
- a CDS encoding NADPH:quinone oxidoreductase family protein, which gives rise to MRAWLCETLTGVAALQWKDLPTPEPQTGEVRVAVRAASLNFPDALIIENKYQFKPPLPFVPGSEFSGVVEAVGPGVETARPGDEVIVVGNTGGFATHAVARAEGLIPKPAGFSFEEAAAFALTYGTSHHALLDRGRLCAGETVLVLGAAGGVGTAAIQIAKAAGARVIAAVSSDEKAAFCLSLGADAVICYSRENLRDRIKALTEGRGVDIVYDPVGGDLAEPAFRSLAWRGRFLVIGFAQGIIPSLPLNLALLKGADLVGVFWGDFVRREPGRSRDAVAELSQWYAKGTIKPALDRVLPMERLPEAYARMAGRQVLGKLILVNS